A stretch of the Acidimicrobiales bacterium genome encodes the following:
- a CDS encoding alpha/beta hydrolase, with amino-acid sequence MPSRDVLATDGTRLSVHDLGGSGRPLLLVHATGFHARAYAPLASHLARHAHVYGLDLRAHGASDRSAAGDLEWSRFGEDVLAALGGLALERPIGVGHSCGGAALVLAELARPKSFALLYLFEPMVIPAPARRRAGVERLADQARHRRARFATRAEALERYASRAPLAVLDRACLAAYVEHGFVDSPDGGVVLACDPEDEARVFEAALRCQVDERLGELDCPVVVAFGSSSDRFSRDVAAATAAGIDGAVLAAVDGVGHFGPLEDPARVAGSIVAAIEAARA; translated from the coding sequence GTGCCCTCTCGGGACGTCCTCGCGACCGACGGCACGCGCCTTTCGGTCCACGATCTCGGAGGCAGCGGCCGGCCGCTCCTCCTCGTCCACGCCACCGGCTTCCACGCGCGCGCCTACGCACCGCTCGCCAGCCACCTCGCCCGCCACGCCCACGTCTACGGCCTCGACCTGCGGGCCCACGGCGCCTCCGACCGCTCGGCGGCCGGCGACCTCGAGTGGAGCCGCTTCGGCGAGGACGTCCTCGCCGCCCTCGGGGGCCTCGCCCTCGAGCGGCCGATCGGCGTCGGCCACTCCTGCGGCGGTGCCGCGCTCGTCCTCGCCGAGCTCGCCCGGCCGAAGAGCTTCGCGCTCTTGTACCTGTTCGAGCCCATGGTCATCCCGGCCCCGGCGCGCCGGCGTGCCGGCGTCGAGCGCCTCGCCGACCAGGCGCGGCACCGCCGTGCACGCTTCGCGACGCGCGCCGAGGCCCTCGAGCGCTACGCGTCCCGGGCGCCGCTCGCCGTCCTCGATCGCGCCTGCCTCGCCGCCTACGTCGAGCACGGCTTCGTCGACTCCCCCGACGGTGGCGTCGTGCTCGCCTGCGACCCCGAGGACGAGGCGCGCGTCTTCGAGGCGGCCCTCCGCTGCCAGGTCGACGAGCGCCTCGGCGAGCTCGACTGCCCGGTCGTGGTCGCCTTCGGGTCCTCGAGCGACCGGTTCTCGCGCGACGTGGCCGCGGCGACGGCGGCCGGCATCGACGGTGCCGTCCTCGCCGCCGTCGACGGCGTCGGCCACTTCGGTCCGCTCGAGGATCCCGCTCGCGTCGCCGGCTCGATCGTCGCAGCGATCGAGGCAGCTCGCGCCTAG
- a CDS encoding PD-(D/E)XK nuclease family protein, producing MRLAPPVTLTPSKLGRFASCPLAFRFAYVDGLEEPPTPAQVRGTLVHRSLQRFFGDVPAPARSPARLAAALAAASEEPEARGALDELGLDATARARLLREAGELLERYLELEDPTTVHPIGLELDLRVEVDGVVLRGIIDRLDLAADGGLVVVDYKTGRAPRPERSRSRLLGVLFYAYLCEQLLGRRPSEIRLLYLADQVVVAETPTAQSMRGLRQRALAAWAAIERACEAGDFRPRPSPLCRYCAFQERCPAQAAVSAGAGVEPRPLGAGR from the coding sequence ATGCGCCTCGCGCCGCCGGTCACGCTCACCCCGTCGAAGCTCGGGAGGTTCGCGTCCTGCCCGCTCGCCTTCCGCTTCGCCTACGTCGACGGCCTCGAGGAGCCGCCGACGCCCGCACAGGTGCGGGGGACGCTCGTGCACCGCAGCCTCCAGCGCTTCTTCGGCGACGTCCCCGCCCCAGCTCGCTCGCCGGCCCGCCTCGCGGCGGCGCTCGCCGCGGCGAGCGAGGAGCCCGAGGCTCGCGGCGCGCTCGACGAGCTCGGCCTCGACGCGACGGCGAGAGCCCGCCTCCTTCGCGAGGCGGGCGAGCTGCTCGAGCGCTACCTCGAGCTCGAGGACCCGACGACCGTGCACCCCATCGGGCTCGAGCTCGACCTGCGCGTCGAGGTCGACGGCGTCGTCCTGCGCGGCATCATCGACCGCCTCGACCTCGCGGCGGACGGGGGGCTCGTCGTCGTCGACTACAAGACCGGACGGGCGCCGCGCCCCGAGCGGTCCAGGTCGCGCCTGCTCGGCGTCCTGTTCTACGCGTACCTCTGCGAGCAGCTGCTCGGGCGACGGCCCAGCGAGATCCGCCTGCTCTACCTGGCCGACCAGGTCGTCGTGGCCGAGACCCCGACCGCCCAGTCGATGCGGGGCCTGCGCCAGCGCGCGCTCGCGGCGTGGGCCGCGATCGAACGAGCCTGCGAGGCCGGAGACTTCCGGCCCCGCCCGTCGCCCCTGTGCCGCTACTGCGCCTTCCAGGAGCGCTGCCCCGCCCAGGCGGCGGTCTCGGCGGGCGCGGGCGTCGAGCCCCGACCGCTCGGCGCGGGCCGGTAG
- a CDS encoding phosphatase PAP2 family protein produces the protein MTRELVAAFDARADALFARLRGRPLADRVFYTASALGDFGLIWVVFALLRALRGGRTNERAALRAIVATGVESLLVNLVVKSLFSRRRPAVVHDHPLPLRQPLSSSFPSGHATAAFCGATLLAEGDRLAPAYLATAAIVAASRVYVRIHHASDVVAGVAVGLALGALGRRLAPLGRR, from the coding sequence GTGACCCGGGAGCTCGTTGCCGCCTTCGACGCGCGCGCCGACGCGCTGTTCGCCCGCCTGCGGGGACGCCCGCTCGCCGACCGCGTCTTCTACACCGCCTCGGCACTCGGGGACTTCGGCCTCATCTGGGTCGTCTTCGCCCTCCTCCGGGCGCTGCGCGGCGGGCGGACGAACGAGCGGGCCGCGCTGCGCGCCATCGTCGCGACCGGGGTCGAGTCGCTGCTCGTCAACCTGGTCGTGAAGTCGCTCTTCTCGAGGCGTCGGCCCGCCGTGGTCCACGACCACCCGCTGCCGCTGCGCCAGCCGCTCTCGTCGAGCTTCCCCTCCGGTCACGCCACCGCGGCCTTCTGCGGCGCCACGCTGCTCGCCGAGGGCGACCGCCTCGCCCCCGCCTACCTCGCGACCGCCGCGATCGTCGCCGCGAGCCGCGTCTACGTCCGCATCCACCACGCCTCGGACGTCGTGGCCGGCGTCGCGGTCGGGCTCGCGCTCGGCGCCCTCGGCCGGCGCCTCGCGCCGCTCGGACGGCGGTGA